A genomic segment from Bubalus bubalis isolate 160015118507 breed Murrah chromosome 5, NDDB_SH_1, whole genome shotgun sequence encodes:
- the PUS3 gene encoding tRNA pseudouridine(38/39) synthase → MAENDTDRIQTEKLLKRVQELEQEVKRLKKEQANNKDSNIRENSSGAGGKAKRAFDFSAHGQRHVALKIAYLGWGYQGFASQENTSNTIEEKLFEALTKTRLVENRQTSNYHRCGRTDKGVSAFGQVISLDLRSHFPKGRDSEDFNLKDEVNDVATEIRYTHILNRVLPPDIRVLAWAPVETSFSARFSCLERTYRYFFPHANLDIVTMNYAAQKYVGTHDFRNLCKMDVANGVINFQRTILSAQVQRVGQNLAEEGWQEPFQLCQFEVTGQAFLYHQVRCMMAVLFLIGQGMEKPEVIDELLNIEKNPQKPQYSMAVEFPLVLYDCKFENIKWIYDREVQEFNVTHLQQLWANHAVKTQMLYSMLQGLDSVALPCGTGPKMDGMIEWRNVKPSVTKQTSAFVEGVKMRTYKPLMDRPKCQGLESRIQHFVRRGRIEHPHLFHEEETKAKRDYSDTLEEENTVFEKPTKRICVDTELKSII, encoded by the exons ATGGCTGAAAATGACACAGACAGAATCCAGACTGAGAAACTCCTAAAAAGAGTACAGGAACTGGAGCAGGAGGTAAAACGACTTAAAAAAGAACAGGCCAACAATAAGGACTCAAACATTAGAGAGAATTCTTCAGGAGCTGGGGGAAAAGCTAAGCGTGCCTTTGATTTCAGTGCTCACGGTCAAAGACATGTAGCTCTAAAGATCGCCTACCTGGGCTGGGGATATCAGGGCTTTGCCAGTCAGGAAAACACAAGCAATACAATTGAAGAGAAACTGTTTGAGGCTCTAACCAAGACTCGACTGGTAGAAAACAGGCAGACATCCAACTATCACCGGTGTGGGCGAACAGACAAAGGAGTCAGTGCCTTTGGACAG GTGATTTCTCTTGACCTACGTTCTCACTTTCCAAAGGGCAGGGATTCTgaggattttaatttaaaagacgAAGTCAATGATGTGGCTACAGAGATCCGTTATACCCACATTCTCAATCGGGTACTCCCTCCAGACATCCGTGTGCTGGCCTGGGCTCCCGTAGAAACTAGCTTCAGCGCTAGGTTCAGCTGTCTTGAGCGGACCTACCGCTATTTTTTCCCTCATGCTAACTTAGACATTGTAACCATGAACTATGCAGCTCAGAAGTATGTTGGCACACATGATTTTAGGAACTTATGTAAAATGGATGTAGCCAATGGGGTGATTAATTTTCAGAGGACTATCTTGTCTGCTCAAGTACAGCGAGTGGGCCAGAACCTGGCAGAGGAGGGATGGCAAGAACCCTTTCAGTTATGCCAGTTTGAAGTGACTGGCCAGGCATTCCTTTATCATCAAGTCCGCTGTATGATGGCTGTTCTTTTTCTGATTGGCCAAGGAATGGAGAAGCCAGAGGTTATTGATGAACTGCTGAACATAGAGAAGAATCCCCAGAAGCCTCAATATAG TATGGCTGTGGAATTTCCTTTAGTCTTGTATGACTGTAAGTTTGAAAATATTAAGTGGATCTATGACCGGGAAGTTCAGGAATTCAATGTTACCCACCTTCAGCAACTTTGGGCTAATCATGCTGTGAAAACTCAGATGTTGTATAGTATGCTACAAGGCCTGGACTCTGTTGCACTACCCTGTGGAACAG GACCAAAGATGGATGGAATGATAGAATGGAGAAATGTTAAGCCCTCTGTCACAAAGCAGACCAGTGCCTTTGTAGAAGGAGTGAAAATGCGCACTTATAAGCCCCTAATGGATCGTCCTAAATGCCAAGGATTAGAATCCCGGATCCAGCATTTTGTACGTAGGGGACGCATTGAACACCCACATTTATTCCatgaggaagaaacaaaagccaaaaggGACTATAGTGACACACTAGAGGAAGAAAATACTGTTTTTGAGAAACCAACGAAGAGAATTTGTGTTGATACAGAACTTAAAAGCATCATTTAA